Within Azoarcus sp. DD4, the genomic segment GTGAGCTGGCTCTTGGCGTCCGGGCGCAGCCAGGGCAGGCGGCCGTCCTTACGCACCTCGGCCTGACGCTGCATGATGCGGTGCGCGTAGTAGATCGGCAGCGGCATCAGGCTGGTGGTTTCGTTGGTGGCGAAGCCGAACATCAGGCCCTGGTCGCCGGCGCCCTGGTCGAGGTCGAGGCCTTCCCCTTCATTGACGCCCTGGGCGATGTCGGACGACTGGCGGTTGATCGCCGCCAGCACTGCGCACGACTTGTAGTCGAAGCCGATGTCGGAGTTGTCGTAGCCGATGCGGCGGACGACGTCCTGGGCGATCTCGCGGTAGTTGGGGTGCGCGGAGGTGGTGATTTCACCCGAGATCACCACCAGGCCGGTGGACACCAAGGTCTCGCAAGCGACGCGGGCCTTAGGATCTTCGGCGAGGATGGCGTCGAGCACGCCGTCGGAAATCTGGTCGGCAACCTTGTCGGGATGGCCTTCGGAGACCGATTCGGAGGTGAAGAGAAACTCGTTTGCCATGTGTGCTGCTCCAAAAACAAAAATCCCCGGTTCTGTGGCGTCGTGGCCAGCTCCGGGGATTTCGGCGAGCAGCCGACGCTTTAGCAGTATTTCTGGGCCGATTCGCAACAGGGTGATCCTGGGAACACGACGACCGCCCTGCAAGTTGTCGAATTAACTCGGCGGCTAAGCGATAATTATAGGCTGCTGTCGCTTCGCGTCAAACGCGGGGTGCAAACCGGATACCAAGCTGCCAAAACGTGTTCGCCACCTATCTCTTCAAACTCCTCGCCCGCCTTCCGCTGTCCTGGCTGCACCGCATCGGCGGCTGGATGGGCTGGCTCGTCTACCTGTGCGCACCCGGATACCGGCGGCGTTTGCGGCACAATCTCGAACTCGCCACCGGCCGCAGCGACCGCCGGTTGCTGCACGCTGCGGTGGCGGAAGCCGGCAAGCAGGCGCTGGAGCTGCCCTGGCTGTGGCTGAGGCCGGTCGAAGAAGTGGTCGCCAAGGTGGTGCGCGTGGAAGGCTGGGAACTGGTCGAGGCCGCGCATCGCGCCGGGGCCGGCATCCTGTTCTTCACGCCGCATCTCGGTTGCTTCGAAATCACCGCGCCGTGCTATGCCGCCCATGCCCCGATCACCGTGCTCTACCGTCCGCCACGCAAGGCGGCATTGCAGCCGCTGATGGAAGCCGGGCGTGCGCGCGGCAGCATGCGCATTGCTCCGGCCGATCTCTCGGGCGTGCGGTCGTTGGTGAAGACCCTGCGCAACCGCGAGGCGGTTGGCATGCTGCCCGATCAGGTGCCGGCCGCCGGCGAGGGCATCTGGGTGCCCTTCTTCGGTCGTCCTGCATGGACGATGACGCTGGGTGCGCGCCTGGCGGAGGTGAAGGGCGTGCATGTGATCTATTGCTGGGCGGAACGCCTGCCGCGCGGCGAAGGCTACGTGTTCCGGATGTTCCCGCCGACCGAGCCGCTTGAAGGCGAACTCGAAGCGCGTTGCGCCACCATCAACCGCGAGATCCAGCGCCTGATCCTGCAGTGCCCGGCGCAATACCTGTGGGGCTATCACCGCTACAAGCGGCCGAAGGGCGGGCGGGCGCCCGAGCAGGCGGCTGCATGAGCAGGCTGGCGATTGCGATCTTCTGGTTGCTGCACTGGCTGCCGCTGTCGGTGCTGGCGCCGCTGGGCGAGGCCTTCGGACTTCTGCTCTACGTCGTCGCGGTGCCGCGCCGGCGGGTGGTGGCGACCAATCTTCGGCTCTGCTTTCCGGAGCTCAGCGTGGCGCAACGTGGCCGTCTGGCGCGCGCGCATTTCCGTGTGGCGGGTCGCAGTTTTCTCGAGCGCGGCCTGGTATGGTGGGCCAGTCGCGAGCGCCTGCGGCGCATCGTCAAGATCGAGGGCGGCGAGCGTCTGCGTGCCCTGCAGGCGGCCGGTAGGCCGGTGATCCTGCTGGCACCCCATTTCGTCGGTCTGGACATGGGCGGCACGCGATTGACCATGGAGGCGGACGTGGTGAGCATCTATGCGCGGCAGAAGAACAAGGTGTTCGATCGCTGGCTTTACCACGGACGCAGTCGCTTTGGCGACCAGTTGCTGCTGTCGCGCCAGGACGGCGTGCGCGGCACGATCAAGGCGATGAAGGCCGGTCGGCCTTTCTACTACCTGCCCGACATGGATTACGGCCGCAAGGACGCGATCTTCGTGCCCTTCTTCGGCGTGCCGGCCGCCACCATCACCGGGCTGTCGCGGCTGTCGCGGCTGGCTGGTGCGGTCGTTCTGCCCTGCGCGACGCGCGTGCTGCCCGGCGGGCAGGGCTACCGGGTGGAAATCGGCGAACCCTGGACGGATTTTCCGAGCGAGGATGTCGAAGCCGATACCGCGCGCATGAATGCCTGGATAGAGGCGACGGTGCGGACCATGCCGGAGCAGTACTACTGGGTGCACCGCCGTTTCAAGACCCG encodes:
- a CDS encoding lysophospholipid acyltransferase family protein, with amino-acid sequence MSRLAIAIFWLLHWLPLSVLAPLGEAFGLLLYVVAVPRRRVVATNLRLCFPELSVAQRGRLARAHFRVAGRSFLERGLVWWASRERLRRIVKIEGGERLRALQAAGRPVILLAPHFVGLDMGGTRLTMEADVVSIYARQKNKVFDRWLYHGRSRFGDQLLLSRQDGVRGTIKAMKAGRPFYYLPDMDYGRKDAIFVPFFGVPAATITGLSRLSRLAGAVVLPCATRVLPGGQGYRVEIGEPWTDFPSEDVEADTARMNAWIEATVRTMPEQYYWVHRRFKTRPPGEARFY
- a CDS encoding lysophospholipid acyltransferase family protein — translated: MFATYLFKLLARLPLSWLHRIGGWMGWLVYLCAPGYRRRLRHNLELATGRSDRRLLHAAVAEAGKQALELPWLWLRPVEEVVAKVVRVEGWELVEAAHRAGAGILFFTPHLGCFEITAPCYAAHAPITVLYRPPRKAALQPLMEAGRARGSMRIAPADLSGVRSLVKTLRNREAVGMLPDQVPAAGEGIWVPFFGRPAWTMTLGARLAEVKGVHVIYCWAERLPRGEGYVFRMFPPTEPLEGELEARCATINREIQRLILQCPAQYLWGYHRYKRPKGGRAPEQAAA